One window from the genome of Paraconexibacter algicola encodes:
- a CDS encoding MFS transporter, with amino-acid sequence MSDTPPSSVAGRRRELAEYPSPSRRAACLFVVTVATTVTFYLIYLQGALSPLLIADFDIPLWTFVLVSVVGNAIGAAAAWAAGLADRWGRCNLVLCGLAIAAVLAGVVLPAMSDIASYLVVYAGLSLVGGVVLVTTSALVRDFSPQMGRATAMGVWALGPSLGSLLISAITSDMVPDHPAWEYHFRVAGVFGAVAFVVAFVGLRELSPALRDQVMVTARERALVEARARSSSGTVTTGVNSMWVPALVIPAVGIGLFLMFYATRVGFFVLYFVANFGYDPSRANGLASWYWVASAIALVTAGVVSDRLRVRKPLLLGGALVSAAALAVFADRATKPDTSYEEFVVLLVLLAGAGGTVATTWLALFTETVERIDPTAIARGMAVYGAVVRGFVVAVLLAFMALVSAPAVLVNHGERVAAISKQHALGLRTIGLLEPELFAAHKADPEDKKVKSRAIAQLGALDDARAGLRAARAIPDGDLAYVARHGAAVQAAVTEGPREWRQWWWICFVGQLLVLPLSLRMPGRWHPGRAAQDARAHERRVAEEIAKLHPAPSPGPAPV; translated from the coding sequence ATGTCCGACACCCCCCCGTCCAGCGTCGCCGGCCGGCGACGCGAGCTCGCCGAGTACCCGTCGCCCTCCCGGCGGGCCGCCTGCCTGTTCGTCGTCACCGTCGCGACGACGGTGACCTTCTACCTCATCTACCTCCAGGGGGCGCTCTCTCCGCTGCTCATCGCGGACTTCGATATCCCCCTCTGGACGTTCGTCCTGGTCTCGGTCGTGGGCAACGCCATCGGCGCGGCCGCCGCGTGGGCCGCGGGCCTCGCCGACCGGTGGGGGCGGTGCAACCTCGTCCTCTGCGGCCTCGCGATCGCCGCGGTCCTCGCGGGCGTCGTCCTCCCGGCGATGTCGGACATCGCGTCCTACCTCGTCGTGTACGCGGGACTCAGCCTCGTCGGCGGGGTCGTGCTCGTCACGACGTCCGCGCTGGTCCGGGACTTCTCCCCGCAGATGGGCCGCGCGACCGCGATGGGCGTCTGGGCGCTCGGACCGTCGCTCGGCAGCCTGCTCATCAGCGCGATCACCAGCGACATGGTGCCCGACCACCCCGCGTGGGAGTACCACTTCCGTGTCGCGGGCGTGTTCGGTGCCGTCGCGTTCGTCGTCGCCTTCGTCGGCCTGCGCGAGCTCTCCCCGGCGCTGCGCGACCAGGTGATGGTGACCGCCCGCGAGCGCGCGCTCGTGGAGGCCCGCGCCCGGTCGTCCTCGGGCACGGTGACGACGGGCGTCAACTCCATGTGGGTGCCCGCGCTCGTCATCCCGGCAGTCGGCATCGGCCTCTTCCTGATGTTCTACGCCACGCGCGTCGGGTTCTTCGTCCTCTACTTCGTCGCGAACTTCGGGTACGACCCGTCCCGCGCGAACGGCCTGGCCTCGTGGTACTGGGTCGCGAGCGCGATCGCCCTGGTCACCGCGGGCGTCGTCTCCGACCGCCTGCGCGTCCGCAAGCCCCTCCTCCTCGGCGGCGCGCTCGTCTCCGCCGCAGCCCTGGCGGTGTTCGCCGACCGCGCCACGAAGCCGGACACGTCCTACGAGGAGTTCGTCGTCCTGCTCGTCCTTCTGGCCGGTGCGGGCGGGACGGTCGCGACGACGTGGCTGGCGCTCTTCACCGAGACCGTCGAGCGCATCGATCCCACCGCGATCGCCCGGGGCATGGCGGTGTACGGAGCGGTCGTGCGCGGGTTCGTCGTCGCGGTCCTGCTCGCGTTCATGGCGCTGGTGAGCGCGCCGGCCGTCCTCGTCAACCACGGCGAGCGGGTCGCCGCGATCAGCAAGCAGCACGCCCTCGGCCTCCGGACGATCGGCCTGCTGGAGCCCGAGCTGTTCGCCGCGCACAAGGCCGACCCCGAGGACAAGAAGGTCAAGTCGAGGGCGATCGCGCAGCTGGGCGCGCTCGACGACGCGCGCGCCGGGCTGCGCGCCGCCCGTGCGATCCCCGACGGCGATCTCGCCTACGTCGCCCGGCACGGCGCCGCCGTCCAGGCGGCCGTCACCGAGGGCCCCCGGGAGTGGCGGCAGTGGTGGTGGATCTGCTTCGTGGGCCAGCTCCTCGTCCTGCCGCTGTCGCTGCGCATGCCGGGACGCTGGCATCCGGGACGTGCCGCGCAGGACGCCCGCGCGCACGAGCGCCGCGTCGCCGAGGAGATCGCGAAGCTCCACCCCGCGCCCTCTCCCGGTCCCGCCCCGGTCTGA